TACGCAACTACTGCACATTTTTTCTCTATTCAAGCTAGACTTTTCTACATTTTTATATATACTATTATGTAAGATATTGGCTTTTCGCAAGTTTTAATGTATTTTTTTATACCATACTAAATTAATATTATACCTGGGAACCATTAAGTATCTTAAAATAACTAAGATATCTCATATAAATATTAAAGCTTACTTTTTATAATTCATTATATTTTTTACAAAATCTTACAACATCAATGAACAAAGAATGAAGAAAAGACAATTATCAAACAAAAAAATGAGAAATGTGTAATCAAACATAATAAAATACAAAAAAGGAAAATAACTTTACTCATTAAAGAGAAAAGTGTTTCTCTTTAACAACTCTTATTATTTGTTTATTTATTTTGTATGAATTCTGTTATTTACTTTTAGTTTTAGGTGTCTTATTATCAGCAGTGATATAAAGTATTAGATAAATTAATTATAGCAATGAGAGAAACAATTGATATAGGACTTAAGAAAATATTAAAGAGCTATGAAAATTAATGTTAATGATGTTTATTAACAGCACTTGCTAGCCCCCGATCCTTTAACTGCAGAAGTATATCCCCAAAAGACATAAAAACATTTATAAAATCATTCCCCCCAAGCTAAGACATAAGACTTTTAGTTTCAATAAACAGTATTTTTATAAAGAATTAGGAATATGTTACTACTACAGGTACCGTACCAGTGATGTTATTGAAGATATTACAAATTTAATCAAAAGAAATAACTCTCTCTTAACTTATTTAAGATACTAAAATACAAAAAAAGGAAAACAAATCTCCTCTATAAAAAGAAAAGTGTTTCCCTTTAAAATAACTTTATTATTTAATTATTAGCAATAGGTTGAGTAGTACCAGCTTCTGGAGCATTTATCCCAGAAATCTCAGAATCCTTTATTCCCTTTACTGCTTCTCTTACTTTCTCTAGATTGCTACTTACTATTTTCCTAATTATTACATCAAGGATGCCTAATACCTTATTTACTGCACTTGCGGCTGCTGCTTTCACTGCACCAACATCTCCATTATCAGGTCTAAATTTACCACCTTTAGTCATGGCCTTAAGAGCTACCGCCGCTGCTAAATCGGCATTGGTTTTTACACCATAGTTATTATTATTAGCATTAGCATTAGCAGCTACTAATGTTCCGACTTCATGATTATTGTTAGCAGCAAGAGTAACAGGAGCAGTAGCGGTAGCATTCTTAATCTTGTCAATCATCGCCCATGGATCAGCTTTTGACACTTCAGATGCTAGCTTATCACCAGCACCAGCACCAGCAGCTGCATTATTATGACCACCAAATACAGCAGGAGCAGCGGTATTATTAGCAGCTGTTACTTGTCCACCAGCATTCCCTGCATCAATTTTCACTCCAGATTTCTCTGCTATATCAATTATGTTTTTAACTTCTGCAATAATAGTTTTAACACTAACTTCTTCAGCACCAGCAGCAGCGGCATTATCATTATGACCAATATCATCACCATCATTAGTTACACCAGCCAATTTAGTTAAAGCCCCAATTAACTGACCAAAAACTTCATTTGCTCCTTTAATGGAACCCTTGACAACTTCAATTGTGCTCACATCAGCATTCTTTGCACCAGAAATTTCACCTACTAGCCCTTTTAACCTTTCATTAATCCCTTCCAAACCCTTTTTTATCTTTTCAAAGTGTTCTCCTACCTTACTTCTCTTATCCCCCGATTTAACAACATTAAACCCTAATACATCCCCTATTGCACTCCCAAAAACACCAAAAATCTCCTGAAACCCCTGTCCTATCTTCACTAATGACTCTAAAAAACTATTCTTCTTTTCCAACCCTATCTTCTCTTCTTCCAACATCCCATTATTACATCCCATCACCACCATCACTTTTCTGCTCTGTCTCTTTTTCTTCCTTTCCATTCTCATTACCCTCCTATTTTTTTGCAGATTTTATTAAGACTAAAAGGCAAAATTAAGAAAAAGCAAACAAGGGCAAATAAAATCAATCATTGATTTTATTGAAATATAATTTATATAACGATACACAACTACTGCACATTAAATAAAAGAGCTCTATCTTCTCTCTCTCTTATCTGCTTTTCTTTAATCAAGCTAGACTTTTCTACATTTTTAATATACACTTATTGCGTAAGACATCGACTTTTTATAAGTTTCAATATATGTTTTTATACTATACTAAATTAATATTATAACTGGATTCCATTAAGTCTCTTAAAATAACTAAGATATTTCTTACAAAATCTTAGAACTATACAAATCTGTACAATTTTATACAACAAACCGAATATTTTTAATTAAAACATCTTAGATAATTATCAATAATATAAAGATAGAAGACATTCTAGAATAATCTCCAAGCTTGCCTCCTATTCTTACTTTCGTTACTTTTAACAACCTAATATAACTGTCTATCTTAATTCTGTCCTGCCGCTTTTGGATCTCTTGCCTTATCTACTTCTTGCTTTACTTTCTCAAGTACATTCTTTACTGTCTTCTTCACTATTTCTTCTACTGCTCCCAATAACTTATTTACTGCGGTTATTCCTACTTTTTGTACTTCTTCTTTTCCTCCTGTACTACCATCTGCCGCTCCTGATGCCAATTTACCGGCTTTAACTAATGAGCGTAACGCTATTCCTCCACTCACTGCACTTGCTAACGCTACATCTTGTGCTAAATGAGCTCCATTACCTCCGACTGCAAATTCCAATGGAGTAGTATTTGCGGTTACATTATTTGATATTTTAACAACCTTATTTTCTGTTGATGAAACTATTGATGCTAGCATCTCCTCTCCACTTACACTCGATAATATTACTGCTGCTTTACCTGCATCATTTACCCCCGCTTTGTTATCTGTAGCCAATATCTTAGCTCCATCCTTATTATCTGCATTACTTAACTTTACTGATGTACTCGCCGATTTTGGCTTTGCCACACCTTCTACCTCTGCTGTATCTACAATTCCTTTCAATGCTTTAAATGCTCCTTTTAATGCATCTGCACCTGCTGTTACTCCTGTTGCATCAGTTGCTGCATCACCTACTGGCTTAGAATCACCTATTGCTCCTAAAGAATTTACATATCCTT
Above is a genomic segment from Borrelia hispanica CRI containing:
- a CDS encoding variable large family protein, producing the protein MRMERKKKRQSRKVMVVMGCNNGMLEEEKIGLEKKNSFLESLVKIGQGFQEIFGVFGSAIGDVLGFNVVKSGDKRSKVGEHFEKIKKGLEGINERLKGLVGEISGAKNADVSTIEVVKGSIKGANEVFGQLIGALTKLAGVTNDGDDIGHNDNAAAAGAEEVSVKTIIAEVKNIIDIAEKSGVKIDAGNAGGQVTAANNTAAPAVFGGHNNAAAGAGAGDKLASEVSKADPWAMIDKIKNATATAPVTLAANNNHEVGTLVAANANANNNNYGVKTNADLAAAVALKAMTKGGKFRPDNGDVGAVKAAAASAVNKVLGILDVIIRKIVSSNLEKVREAVKGIKDSEISGINAPEAGTTQPIANN
- a CDS encoding variable large family protein, which encodes MMVMVMVVMMGCNSGGVKGEGAAGGDGSGLSGAMMEIGRSAENVFYAFIELMSDVLGFTTQVGTKKEDVGGYFIDLGTKLEKASEELEKVAKKADTGGDKEGLSNKSIRKAVDAAKGVLNVLKGYVNSLGAIGDSKPVGDAATDATGVTAGADALKGAFKALKGIVDTAEVEGVAKPKSASTSVKLSNADNKDGAKILATDNKAGVNDAGKAAVILSSVSGEEMLASIVSSTENKVVKISNNVTANTTPLEFAVGGNGAHLAQDVALASAVSGGIALRSLVKAGKLASGAADGSTGGKEEVQKVGITAVNKLLGAVEEIVKKTVKNVLEKVKQEVDKARDPKAAGQN